The following proteins come from a genomic window of Bradyrhizobium paxllaeri:
- a CDS encoding M16 family metallopeptidase, which produces MPENRSVLAQITETSERPASFTLANGLQVVVIPDHRTPIVTQMIWYKVGSADDMPGKSGRAHFFEHLMFKGTAKHPPGEFSRTVLRVGGDENAFTSMDYTSYFQRVPREQLAKMMELEADRMTGLILKDENVISERDVVLEEFNRSVANNPDRRFTEQIRAALYLNHPYGRPNLGWRQEIEKLDREDALAFYKRFYAPNNAILIIAGDVDPKEIRPMAEKNFGDIPAQPAIPAKRMRPQEPTPAAPRTVTLSDPRVEQPTWRRYYLVPSASTAAAGESTALDVLAQVMGGGGTNSYLYRVLVIDKKLAISTGASYQGTSLDPSQFMISATPKPGVHFAEIEDAIDKVIADLAQNPARAEDLERVKTKLIAQAIYAQDDQVMLAILYGRGLTTGLSVEDIRSWPDRISAVTAEQVRKAAQQWLDKKRSVTGYLIKDSAPKREEKRS; this is translated from the coding sequence ATTCCTGAAAACAGGAGCGTGCTTGCACAGATCACGGAGACCTCGGAACGACCGGCAAGCTTTACACTTGCGAACGGCCTGCAGGTGGTAGTGATCCCCGATCATCGCACGCCGATCGTGACGCAGATGATATGGTATAAGGTCGGCTCCGCCGATGATATGCCGGGCAAATCGGGGCGTGCACATTTCTTCGAACACCTGATGTTCAAGGGCACAGCCAAGCATCCGCCCGGCGAATTCTCCCGGACCGTGTTGCGAGTCGGAGGCGACGAGAACGCCTTCACCTCGATGGACTACACCAGCTATTTCCAGCGCGTGCCGCGCGAGCAGCTGGCTAAAATGATGGAACTCGAGGCCGACCGGATGACCGGTCTCATTCTCAAAGACGAGAACGTGATTTCCGAGCGCGACGTCGTGCTGGAGGAATTCAATAGGAGCGTCGCCAACAATCCCGATAGGCGGTTCACCGAGCAGATCAGGGCGGCGCTTTACCTCAACCACCCCTACGGCCGCCCCAATCTCGGCTGGCGGCAGGAGATCGAAAAACTCGACCGCGAGGACGCGCTCGCGTTTTACAAGCGCTTCTACGCGCCGAACAACGCGATCCTGATCATCGCAGGCGACGTCGATCCAAAGGAAATCCGCCCGATGGCGGAAAAGAATTTTGGCGACATTCCTGCGCAGCCTGCGATCCCCGCGAAGCGCATGCGGCCACAGGAGCCGACGCCCGCGGCACCCCGCACCGTGACACTCTCCGATCCCCGCGTCGAGCAGCCCACCTGGCGCCGCTATTATCTCGTGCCATCGGCTTCGACCGCGGCCGCTGGCGAGAGCACTGCCCTCGACGTGCTCGCCCAAGTGATGGGCGGCGGCGGCACCAACTCCTATCTCTACCGGGTGCTGGTCATCGACAAGAAGCTCGCCATCAGCACTGGCGCGAGCTACCAGGGCACCTCGCTTGATCCCTCGCAATTCATGATTTCAGCCACGCCGAAACCCGGCGTCCACTTCGCCGAGATCGAGGACGCGATCGACAAAGTGATCGCCGACCTCGCGCAAAATCCCGCACGCGCCGAGGATCTCGAGCGCGTCAAGACCAAGCTGATTGCGCAAGCGATCTACGCTCAGGACGATCAGGTAATGCTTGCGATCCTGTACGGCCGCGGGCTCACGACGGGGCTCAGCGTTGAGGATATACGAAGTTGGCCTGACCGCATTAGCGCCGTCACCGCCGAGC
- a CDS encoding DUF1521 domain-containing protein: MPYLPVVGGFNPAVGLVPEGVPTVPMFNVALGQYAGAAGVPVGGYQYLPVNSPVVVAPAVLSPAYVAPTLLAPPPPPQFASVAQNQSPSSAIDPVWTNEVHDGKATVHLGDKYTITADEKDGTWTVRNNETGHLTKIHGDPHFDANGDGKDDFDFKKGMTLQLDDGTKITVDTADYGNGKSISSKLTITNGSNAMVVEGLGDDKDGANNLKVTQLNAGLTLDALTSDGSQTIHEQGQGWVDGAGREVDQASIDAGEEGRAPGAGSQSQYTPQPLATPSYYYYTPVFVPPPPPVSMTPVAVNQSPPPKTNPVWSHEVHDGKVTIRLGDKYTITADEKDGTWTVRNNETGHLTKIHGDPHFDANGDGKDDFDFKKGMTLRLDDGTKITVDTVDYGKGKTISSKLTITNGDNAMVVEGLGDDKDGANNLKVTQSNAGQTLDQLTSDGAQTIYEQGQGWVDRSGWQVNQASIDANEQAAG, from the coding sequence CTTCCCGTGGTGGGCGGTTTCAATCCGGCGGTAGGGCTCGTGCCTGAAGGCGTGCCCACCGTTCCAATGTTCAACGTCGCATTGGGGCAGTACGCCGGCGCTGCCGGCGTCCCGGTGGGGGGCTACCAGTACCTGCCGGTAAATAGTCCGGTCGTTGTCGCTCCCGCCGTACTCAGTCCAGCCTACGTTGCTCCAACCCTTCTCGCCCCGCCGCCGCCTCCCCAGTTCGCGTCGGTCGCCCAGAATCAAAGCCCGTCGTCCGCAATTGATCCGGTGTGGACGAATGAGGTCCATGATGGCAAAGCCACGGTACACCTTGGCGATAAGTATACAATTACGGCGGACGAGAAGGACGGCACCTGGACTGTCCGCAACAACGAGACCGGCCATTTGACGAAGATCCACGGCGATCCTCATTTCGATGCTAACGGAGACGGCAAGGACGACTTTGATTTCAAGAAAGGCATGACCCTGCAACTCGACGATGGCACGAAGATCACCGTGGATACGGCAGACTACGGCAACGGCAAGAGCATTTCGTCGAAGCTCACCATCACGAATGGCAGCAACGCCATGGTTGTCGAGGGACTCGGTGACGATAAGGATGGTGCCAACAATCTTAAGGTGACGCAGTTAAACGCTGGCCTCACGCTCGATGCGCTGACATCAGATGGTTCACAAACGATCCATGAGCAAGGTCAGGGTTGGGTTGACGGCGCCGGGCGCGAGGTGGACCAGGCGAGTATCGATGCTGGTGAAGAGGGGCGCGCCCCGGGCGCCGGCTCTCAGTCCCAGTACACTCCTCAGCCGCTCGCTACTCCATCGTACTACTACTATACTCCAGTTTTCGTTCCTCCTCCACCGCCTGTGTCGATGACCCCAGTTGCGGTTAACCAGAGCCCGCCACCGAAAACTAATCCGGTGTGGTCGCATGAGGTCCATGACGGCAAGGTAACGATTCGCCTTGGCGATAAGTATACAATTACGGCGGACGAGAAGGACGGCACCTGGACTGTCCGCAACAACGAGACCGGCCATTTGACGAAGATCCACGGCGATCCTCATTTCGATGCCAATGGCGACGGGAAGGACGACTTTGATTTTAAGAAAGGCATGACCCTGCGACTCGATGATGGCACGAAGATCACCGTGGATACGGTCGACTACGGCAAGGGCAAGACCATTTCGTCCAAGCTCACCATCACGAATGGCGACAACGCCATGGTTGTCGAGGGGCTCGGGGACGACAAAGATGGTGCCAACAATCTGAAGGTGACGCAGTCCAATGCTGGCCAAACCCTCGATCAGCTGACGTCGGATGGTGCACAGACGATATATGAGCAAGGTCAAGGATGGGTCGATAGATCCGGATGGCAGGTCAACCAGGCGAGCATTGACGCCAATGAGCAGGCCGCCGGGTGA